The segment aaatatttaggATAGTTATTGAGTATTATTTAGTATCTCACTTTTTTGTCATATCGTGCAGCCCTAGTGTCCAGCCCTAGCATcgtggtgcattgtgggatagtGAATGTCTTGACACATTAGCGGGTGCATGGTTAAATTGACTGTCTTATTGTACTGAGCTTAGCCACTCAACCACACCATTTCAAAAGTAAAcctgtttttttactttatataacTGTTTTTGCCACTGATGTAAACAGTCTCCTAGGACTCTTTttaatttgtgtgttattatcgGGCATGCGTTCAAATGCCTCACTAAATCGGAGCCACGCCTCCTCACGTTTGCCTGAGAGGGACCACTGATTGTTGAATGCTCTTTGGTTTGGATCACACAACTTCATGAGTTCAGTTTTTGCTTAATGTCATGCGATgcttctgcaaaacaaaacaggaaccTGACTTTCTCTTTTTCTACTTGTTttactcctctttctctcacacaatgcaaaaaataatatcTACATGAgtgaaaatgacttgaattcacaATATTTTTCTAGTATTTGTCTTGTTAGGTAATAATATTTGTCATGGGATATATTTTTCATTGCTTTACGAGACTCTCAAATCTCTGTTATGCTATTGGGTTTcattataggccaataatacaGTGGTAAACTATTtctgtagccacatctgccctggggtagactgacggaggtgaggctgccaatctgcaccatcgccCACAACACCACCATCACTTGCTCATATACAACATTcatgggtgaagtgttttgcctaaggacaacaGTATGGACTTGTTCAGGATTAGATCGAGTCACTGACCttaagctacagtatgtaacttttaagcagaaaaatggaaaagcatgtttttcactttgtttatgtgtttattgcactgaaaaacatgcgtccttcaTTTGAAcggggcttgcatctccacaaacctgactcttattagGCCTAGGATCAATCTCAAGTCAATCCCTAAACATAATCAGATGAAAACAAGACAAATATGTGATAAATAATTTGAATTCCAGTCAGTTTAACTTGTGTAGATATTCATTTCTTCCAGTGCATCATCCATGTGTCCTTCTCACGTTTTCCTCTCTTCACTCGCTCTGTTCTTGTTTGACACCAGGAGGACGGTCTGACCCCTGCGAGCTCGGACCCCTCCCTCCCAGTGTCAGGGGGCGGTAGCGGGGCAGGAAGtggcagtgaggaggagggctCCAGTAAAGCGCAGCCAAAACGCCTCCATGTGTCTAACATCCCATTTCGCTTCAGAGACCCCGACCTCCGCCAGATGTTTGGGGTATGTCTCTGTATCTCATCACGCACTGCAAAAACTAAGGAATTCTTGAGTTTTATACTaagtttgagttgtttttaataGTTATATTTAGTTTGTGACAAGCTCTACATTTCTAAGTACTTTTAAAATCTTTCTTATGGTTTAATATCAACAATTTTTCCCTTATTTTTGGTACCAGGAAATATTCTTTTGATAACTTTTTTGTTCTATAGGAAGTTGCAAAGCTGTGTGTCACCACCACAAATCATAAACTACAGTGATTCCCCAGTTATTTCCCAAAaagcacttttgtttttgaattatttttgtcattctaATGGTAATAAGTGGTTGATACAGGAATAGGTGCTTGTGGTACTTTGTATACTTGCACGATCAGTACCTAATTGTGCAAATACACAAACTAAAGAAAGGTCCGTAGCCCTAATCTAAGACATATTTGTGAGCAGAATTGCAAATgtgagtgtttttaaatgtgtgtctgaCTTCTGCCATCTTAGAGTTTTAATTTAGAAACAAAATCaaagtattttatattattatcagCCTATTATGTACAGTTTTgcttcatataaatacatacattgaCATGAATAGACAAATCTGTAACTATTTGAAATAAGATTCATTTAACTTTCATATAATCCTTTTTTGCAGTGTTCTCCCATAACCCCTTGTGTTAGGCCAGTGTGGTCATAGTGATACCATGTTTTCTACTTTCAGCAATTTGGTAAGATCCTCGATGTTGAAATTATCTTCAATGAGAGAGGGTCAAAGGTGAGCTGACCTCATTTATAATTGTcaaagtttataaagtatataaacatgtaaaaaccTGAGGGACTCATGCTTTGGCAGGGATTTGGGTTTGTAACTTTCGAGAGTGCGACTGAGGCGGATCGAGCACGGGAAAAACTAAATGGAACGATTGTGGAAGGGAGAAAGATtgaggtaaaatgaatgaagattttgtattagtttaatttTGTCCAGATGTAGAATTGTACTTATTGTGTGAAGAAGAATTTATGTAGTAAGTTTACAGTTCACTTTATAATGTGCTCTCATGCAAATATAGTTCAAATTGCACAACagtaaaatgaatacaaaaataaagaatactcaaaacaataaacacagctgtaaatgattatttttttgctaaagatattttttcttcttgttctgTTGATGTTCTTAGGTAAATAACGCCACTGCAAGAGTCGTCACCAAGAAACCTCAAACGGCTCTCGTGAACGGAGAGCTGTCAggtgagttttgtgttttgtttctctggGCTCTggtttcagtggtggaaggtaacaaagtacaagtagtaaagtactgtagaaTTTttaagtgtctgtactttacttcagtacattttacagtggacaccttctacttttacttcactacatttgagagcagtatctgtactttctactccctAAAACCCTACTGCTACATTTTTTATCtgtactgaaaaataaaaagtacttttaatgttctgaggggttatttttaccatgttcgtggaaacatcctggcttcaagttttcaagttcaaactTCGGgcttgagtaaacaaaaataaattgacaaaattcataagaaaaattaggAAACTGATTCGTATTGCGACTGTCgaccaaaatataacttttttttaaatcaatattgcaacATATAACACTTTAACAACTTAACAACACCCTTTacccttaaagtacatttttaaacaggtactttaatacttttatttaagctgatttttcatgtgatacttttactcttgcttgagtaattttgcatctctgtatgtgtacttttacttaagtaacaaaactgagtacttcctccaccaTCCTGGTTTAACTCTAGTGTTCGCTCTAACAGAGTCTCTGCCTCCTACAGCTTCTGGTTGGAAGATAAACCCTGTGATGGGAGCGATGTACGCACCTGAACTCTACACGGGTAAGTTTCTCCATTTGAGCAGGGGTGGCACAAAgtcagttttattatttattttcttttattattttcttttatttatcatttttatttgggGGTTGAAGAGGGTGAGAAACATTCACCATTTATTGTTAATTACTGTGAGGAGAAACAGCACAACTGCACTTTTTATCAGTTATGATTACATTTACAAAGGGGTTTATTGGATCTCGTTTTACTCACTGGCTCCTGTCAATTTTCAAAAGCtgtgagtttttaaaaaaatcatctgGGTTTAGGCCATAAAGTAATGTTAAAATTGTTGTCTGTTATGTCATGATacaaatctctttttttttttattgtaaatttattcggttattacattcaaatcaaacattattcaacttgtataaggttgtacataacaccTTTAAAGTAAATATGGCTTACAATGGCAGAATAATTTAAAGTTAGGATTATGTATAAACTGTACCTGCCCAAAGTGGCGAGTCGGactgaaatgtgtttgtcaaaATGAAAATCTAACAGCATTTGTCCATTTGTCTAGTGTTCATGTAAAGACCTGTTATTAGCAGCTTGTTCcagtacttgtttaaaatgtaaaagtattttgcgcagagtTTGAAGTCTTAAAAGGCTTCatatgtagtgattttgatacagatttgtgctgaattttggtCAAGACTGAAATGACTGACAACTGAATTCATagttttttcctagctgtttttatttgtatatttttatttgctcaaactatgaccttgataaaaaataaacacttaaaaacacaataaaatacttttacttttcagttcagttcaaaaatgttgtggattagaaagtacagatattgctctcaaatgtagtgaagtaaaagtaaaacgcatccacttaaaaatgtacaaatacccacattttttacttaagtgcagtactttactacttttacttagttaCATTCCTTGACTGGTTATTGGTATTGGTGGTAATAATCCTGTATTTCTGTTCCTTTGAATGTGCAGTTGCCAGTTTCCCATACCCCGTGGCCACGCCCACATTAGCGTACCGAGGGTCAGCGCTCCGAGGCCGAGGGCGAGCCGTCTACAACACCATCCGCTCCGCTGCCGCTGCCACTCCTGCCGCCCTGCCCGCATACCCCGGGTAAGACTACTCTCACGTTTAAATATAGGATCCAGATTAGATTAGTCCAGTGATCAACTTGGATCATTTGTACCGGAATTTAATATTGACTTGAATATTTTGCAGGGTGGTGTATCAGGACGGACTGTATGGAGCAGAGGTCTATGTAAGTTAAATATCAAAATAGttcaataatgataatatttcCCCTTTGTGGAATCTGCTACAAATATACAGAGGTcagttctgttacttaagtaaaagtacagatactggagcaaagaaatactcaaggaaaaggaaaagtatcacatggaaaaatctactgaactaaaagaaTTGAAGtacccttttaaaaatgtacttaaagagtaaaaagtaaacatattttgcgcacattttgagatctaatgagGCTTcaaattttgtatatttgtatatttttgtttgctcaaattatgaacgtgttaaaaataatccTGCTGCCTtttagcaggtctcagacaataataaaagtaaaaaattaaagtatggatacctaaaatttatacttaagtacaatatgTTACTATTTTACTTCgctatgttccaccactgcaaatatATAAGTTTGCATGTGGAAATTTTGTAAAAGTTCGGGAAGTTACTGATTAAACACAGATCGACTATGTTCAAAAAGCTCAAATGCTTATTCTGAAATgacaaaaagtgaataaaatattttacattaagAATAACTATATAAGAGGGACAATGTACTGGATATGCACTACCagacagtgtttttatttttaatttttactactttctgcattttagatacacacagaaagcataaaatatatgaagtaagatatatggaatgaTGTAGAGTACACAGAATTATTGAACTTTTATTCTTCactacataattctatatatcttacttcatatatctgatgttttctgtgtgtatctAAAATGCAGAAGGTAGTAAAAAGGAAGTGGAAGTGTTTGGACACACTTACAAATTTGGGCACACTcactcattcagtgttttttttatgtttactgcggtactttttacattttaaacatatggaagacatcaaatatatgaagaaagaTATATGGacttatgtagtaaagaaaaaagttaactcTATAATAAGTGGCTACTTtgagttatttaccttttttctttgctacatgaTCCtatacatcttacttcatatatttgatgccttgtgtgtgtatataaaaacattgaatgagatggtgcGTCCAGACGTTTGACTGGTGTTGTATATTTCAGTTATTATCAATATAACCTGACAACAGTGCTTACAAGTTAATCATTATTGCCAGGTCTTTCCATCTACTGTGTGttcattttaattgaatttgatttttttacacAGGGGGGTTATCCTGCAGCTTATCGAGTGGCCCAGTCAGCGTCTGCAGCTGCGACTTACAGTGATGGGTGGGTGGTCCCTTTGCTTAAACTTTACTAGAATGAGTTTGTGATGAAAATGGCTCAGATTTCCAGTTCAGATCCATATATAAGTCTGTAcctctgttgtgtccttgggcaagacacgtcacccaCTTTGCCGGCTTTCACTTCCATCATGCTACTGTAGTTTACCACCAGTGGGagcgagtgtggagtgaatagtGACTCCAGAGCAGtgttttgagaggctttgatGCCTAAAGCACATTACAAATGTATTATGTAATTGTTATTTATCTTGCTGTAGTAACTGTTGAACTTTGAGATGTTCTAGGACTAAATCTACCTATAAATAGACATCAAATAAAAGGCCCAACTTAACAGATATGATGGgactaacacacaacacaacaacattttcTGGATCGGTGCCGATATCCGATACCAGTAttgtattggtgcatccctaaagTTTATATAAGTTAGAATTGATGACTGACGTAGAGTGTActggaatacagttactcaaaagtatTATTCTGAATACATATTCTCAGTActtgtattcagttacttcctaACACTGTTTTCAGAACTTTACACCTCAATGTCTCAGAACTACCCTGAACACGGATAGAACCCTATTATTTTAAGAGGGccaaatatttaataaacacatttttattctaTGTTTAATGGTCTAATATTATATTTCTCTCAGATATGGCCGTGTGTATGCCACAGCTGCAGACCCCTATCATCACTCAGTCGGACCCACAACAACATATGGAGTCGGGACGATGGTGTGTCAAGTCAAAACAAACTAATCTCAACAACAGTGTTCAGTTTCATCCACTTTGTAAAGCACTTGTGACATCTGCTCCTGTTGTTCTGTCAACAGGCCAGTCTGTACAGAGGAGGCTACAACCGCTTCACCCCGTACTGAAGACAAATGGCTGGATTCGCTGGAGCAGGTTTGAGGTCCTTAAGCTCTGGACATGTGGACACGGGGCTTGAATCTCTGAGCGTCTCTTTAAGGAGCGAAACAGAGTGAAGCTGTAAATATGTTGGAGCCATTTTGACTACTGACAACTCTTCAGAAGAAAATCGTTTTGTAAAGTATTTATAGTTGCTTAAAATCATGTTATTTAAGAAGTTGGTTTTAGAATTAATAATTATAGATGTGCCAAATTAAAGGGGTGGGCGATGTGACAGCAAAATCCATATCACGAATTTATTCCCTAGGTCTTAACTAAGCgtacttgtcctggtttggccctgttttagtcctagtttagccctgatctagtccaggtttagcctcagtttagtcccaatttgaAGTGGTGTGTGCAGGTGATTGTGATATAACCTGCTTCTTCTTCTGAGAAATACTTCACTGCGATTGGTTAATCcgtctgtcactcactcagagcatgacaaaggctgaccaataggaagaGTGGCATTTTTGAGTAGAAAGtttcatttaaagggcccatattgcactgTTTTCAGATcaacgttataatgttgtttccccatcacaaacagacttggagtttgttttgttctgctctcaaactgaaaacactccgttccaccttatgatgtcatcatgtggtaatacaggaagtgcttcactgtgtttttaaactccatatgcgttcactagaatcatttgggtgatttcagctctggaattgccaatctaatactgaactaaaggtaaaaagttgctgttaacttgaaaactaccacttcatgacatcacgaggtggaacagagcattgtagacagactagtaataaaatgttactgaatcatg is part of the Periophthalmus magnuspinnatus isolate fPerMag1 chromosome 16, fPerMag1.2.pri, whole genome shotgun sequence genome and harbors:
- the rbfox1l gene encoding RNA binding protein fox-1 homolog 1-like — translated: MLSSPTVILQPYGLPVYPQTTTCYPSLVQGGPSQEAGSADPTLPQVYAPPPSYPPPGQGPPTSAGRLPALDFSSPHSGSEYPEHPPLRVYQGPQHEAVESLGSTNTEDGLTPASSDPSLPVSGGGSGAGSGSEEEGSSKAQPKRLHVSNIPFRFRDPDLRQMFGQFGKILDVEIIFNERGSKGFGFVTFESATEADRAREKLNGTIVEGRKIEVNNATARVVTKKPQTALVNGELSASGWKINPVMGAMYAPELYTVASFPYPVATPTLAYRGSALRGRGRAVYNTIRSAAAATPAALPAYPGVVYQDGLYGAEVYGGYPAAYRVAQSASAAATYSDGYGRVYATAADPYHHSVGPTTTYGVGTMASLYRGGYNRFTPY